The Thalassotalea sp. 273M-4 genome includes a region encoding these proteins:
- a CDS encoding VOC family protein, translating into MSELTPFHLAVQVRDIAEARAFYGEKLGFEEGRSSAQWIDFNMFGHQFVVHLNSQLSKEGKVPHISNQVDGKGVPVPHFGVVMEMTQWRLFADRLASVIDSFVIEPYIRFEGQPGEQGTLFFLDPSGNALEFKGFSNIQQDVFKTD; encoded by the coding sequence ATGTCGGAATTAACGCCTTTTCATCTGGCTGTTCAAGTGCGAGATATCGCAGAAGCCAGAGCATTTTACGGTGAAAAGTTAGGTTTTGAAGAGGGGCGTAGCTCAGCACAATGGATTGACTTTAATATGTTTGGTCATCAATTTGTTGTGCATTTAAACTCTCAGCTCTCAAAAGAAGGAAAAGTCCCTCATATTTCTAATCAAGTTGATGGGAAGGGCGTGCCTGTTCCCCATTTTGGCGTGGTGATGGAAATGACTCAATGGCGTTTGTTTGCAGACCGGTTAGCCTCGGTGATTGATTCTTTTGTTATTGAACCTTATATACGTTTTGAAGGCCAACCTGGTGAACAAGGAACTTTATTTTTTCTTGATCCATCAGGTAATGCTCTTGAATTTAAGGGGTTTAGTAACATTCAACAAGATGTATTTAAAACCGACTAA
- a CDS encoding DUF3622 domain-containing protein has product MSKSPKYTFRVSEKRNNTWTAEIQRQATSSKKVVSKRQTGFATKDEASAWAEQHLAQLIENLVNRNKERDQSRLQQYSQKQQQKQTTATTNKALNEPHHGKEQDTVDGDVDADELDNNHNEVMFDFERELLEQEAPTTQGNKKKTKVKARKSAKEQAIADKDALKKANETVDGSEAVNDIYRQK; this is encoded by the coding sequence ATGAGCAAATCCCCTAAATATACCTTTCGCGTCAGTGAAAAACGTAACAATACGTGGACCGCTGAAATTCAACGTCAAGCCACTTCAAGTAAAAAAGTTGTATCAAAAAGACAAACCGGTTTTGCTACTAAAGACGAGGCCAGCGCCTGGGCCGAACAACATTTAGCACAGTTAATAGAAAACTTAGTGAATCGTAATAAAGAGCGTGATCAAAGTCGCCTTCAGCAGTACAGTCAAAAGCAACAACAAAAACAAACAACGGCCACTACAAATAAAGCGTTGAACGAGCCCCACCATGGCAAGGAACAAGACACTGTTGATGGTGATGTTGATGCTGATGAACTCGACAATAACCATAATGAAGTGATGTTTGACTTTGAGCGTGAACTCTTAGAACAAGAAGCACCAACAACGCAAGGCAACAAGAAAAAAACCAAAGTAAAGGCAAGAAAAAGCGCCAAAGAACAGGCTATAGCAGATAAAGACGCGTTAAAGAAAGCGAATGAAACCGTTGATGGTAGCGAAGCTGTTAACGATATTTACCGCCAAAAATAA
- a CDS encoding succinylglutamate desuccinylase/aspartoacylase family protein, whose protein sequence is MSEFRIGEHVILPGEKKKIDLPVAKLYTDSSIDLPVYIIRGKRAGPTMFISAAVHGDELNGIEIIRRLINLKGFKISAGTLIAVPMVNVYGVVNQSRYLPDRRDLNRCFPGSANGSLAARLANTFLSEIVSQCDYGIDLHTGAIHRSNLPQIRADLSDEETRILANVFAVPVVLNANIRDGSLRESAVKNGTRVLLYEAGEALRFDEFSIRAGIKGIVNVLRHLKMMPKKRSTKASQEPFVANSSGWVRANASGFVSHLFNLGDQVKKGEVVANIGSPYGEVLGQVIANKSGVIIGKQNIPLVQEGEAMYHIAYFAEDEEDIADHIESIEDELVQQTENSDELL, encoded by the coding sequence ATGTCTGAGTTTAGAATAGGTGAGCACGTTATCTTACCTGGTGAAAAGAAGAAAATTGATTTACCAGTTGCCAAACTTTATACCGACTCGAGTATTGACTTACCGGTATATATTATTCGAGGTAAGAGAGCTGGGCCGACAATGTTTATCAGTGCGGCCGTTCATGGCGATGAGCTAAACGGCATTGAAATTATCCGTCGTCTTATCAATTTAAAGGGCTTTAAAATTTCTGCTGGTACTTTAATCGCTGTACCTATGGTTAATGTGTATGGGGTGGTTAACCAAAGCCGTTATTTACCCGATAGAAGAGACTTAAATCGCTGTTTTCCTGGTTCTGCCAATGGTTCATTAGCTGCACGTCTGGCCAATACTTTCTTGAGTGAAATCGTCAGCCAGTGCGATTATGGAATAGATTTACATACTGGCGCAATTCATCGCTCTAATTTACCGCAAATTAGAGCGGACTTAAGCGATGAAGAAACCCGCATTTTGGCTAATGTCTTTGCCGTTCCCGTGGTGCTAAATGCCAATATACGCGATGGCTCATTACGAGAGTCGGCGGTTAAAAATGGTACCCGAGTGTTGTTGTACGAAGCCGGTGAAGCCCTTCGTTTTGATGAATTTTCAATTCGAGCCGGGATCAAAGGCATTGTGAATGTTCTGAGGCATCTTAAAATGATGCCCAAAAAACGTAGCACCAAAGCATCTCAAGAGCCTTTTGTGGCCAACAGCAGTGGTTGGGTACGGGCCAATGCCAGTGGTTTTGTTAGTCATTTGTTCAACCTTGGTGATCAAGTTAAAAAAGGTGAGGTTGTTGCCAATATTGGCAGTCCATATGGCGAGGTGCTAGGTCAAGTCATTGCCAACAAAAGTGGGGTGATTATTGGTAAACAAAATATTCCTTTGGTACAAGAGGGGGAGGCGATGTATCACATTGCTTATTTTGCTGAAGATGAAGAAGACATTGCCGATCATATTGAAAGCATTGAAGATGAGTTGGTGCAACAAACTGAAAATAGTGATGAATTGTTATGA
- a CDS encoding pseudouridine synthase: MQRTRLDKFISQKLAISRRDVRLMLAQKRVLVDGQVAENIGQIVDKFSYIRFDDKILSQQCAYYLMLSKPKGVVCATKDDEHTTVIDLLDNTQFPFKSHLHIVGRLDKNTTGLVLLTNNSEWAESITQPEHKIDKHYLVTVQNPLDEHYIDAFANGMYFGYENITTLPAKMLITSTYQAQVWLKEGKYHQIKRMFGRFQNPVIQLHRQAIGDLSLDNNLAVGEARHLTQAEVNLFGSSNQP, encoded by the coding sequence ATGCAACGAACTCGTTTAGATAAATTTATCAGCCAAAAACTTGCCATAAGCCGACGAGATGTTCGTTTAATGTTGGCGCAAAAACGGGTCTTAGTTGATGGCCAAGTTGCCGAGAATATTGGTCAAATTGTTGATAAATTCAGTTATATCCGTTTTGATGATAAGATATTAAGCCAACAATGCGCTTATTATTTAATGCTTAGTAAGCCTAAAGGGGTGGTTTGCGCGACCAAAGATGATGAACACACCACGGTGATAGATTTATTAGACAATACGCAATTTCCATTTAAATCACACTTACATATTGTTGGCCGACTCGATAAAAACACCACAGGTTTGGTACTATTAACCAATAACAGTGAGTGGGCAGAAAGCATAACTCAACCAGAACATAAAATTGATAAACATTACTTAGTAACGGTTCAAAACCCTCTTGATGAACACTACATTGATGCGTTTGCCAACGGGATGTATTTTGGCTACGAAAATATAACCACCTTGCCGGCGAAAATGCTGATCACATCGACTTATCAAGCTCAAGTGTGGTTAAAAGAAGGAAAGTATCATCAAATAAAGCGGATGTTCGGTCGATTTCAAAACCCGGTAATTCAATTGCACCGACAAGCCATTGGCGATTTGTCACTTGACAATAATCTTGCTGTTGGCGAGGCGCGCCATTTAACCCAAGCTGAAGTAAACTTATTCGGCTCATCAAACCAGCCATAA
- a CDS encoding YgjV family protein: MDAIELFGFTASVVVAISLMMKNIVHLRVANMIGCAMFSAYGFSIGAMPVALMNGFIMFVNIYYLLKMVKEHSQINQAKSLA, encoded by the coding sequence ATGGACGCAATAGAATTATTTGGTTTTACCGCATCAGTTGTAGTAGCTATTTCATTAATGATGAAAAATATAGTGCATTTACGTGTCGCGAATATGATTGGTTGCGCCATGTTTAGCGCTTATGGCTTTTCTATTGGGGCCATGCCAGTTGCCCTAATGAATGGTTTTATCATGTTTGTAAATATTTACTATCTATTAAAAATGGTTAAAGAGCATAGCCAAATTAATCAAGCTAAGTCTCTTGCATAA
- the rimK gene encoding 30S ribosomal protein S6--L-glutamate ligase, with product MKIAILSRSSNLYSTRRIKEAAEQRGHEVDVIDTLHCYMDITSSKPAVRYHGKALPVYDAIIPRIGASITFYGTAVARQFEMMGTFNVNESVAISRSRDKLRSLQLLSRKGVGLPRTGFASQADHVKDLIRNVGGAPLVIKLLEGTQGIGVVLADTEKAAESIIEAFMGLNANILVQEFIKEAGGADIRCLVIGGKVVAAMKRQGAEGEFRSNLHRGGSAQVVKLTKQERETAIKAAQVMGLNFCGVDLLRSDHGPMVMEVNSSPGLEGIETATKLDVASKLIEFLEKNAKFHANRTKGQG from the coding sequence ATGAAAATTGCTATTTTGTCGAGAAGCTCAAACCTCTATTCCACTCGACGCATAAAAGAAGCCGCAGAGCAACGTGGCCATGAAGTTGATGTTATCGACACTCTTCACTGCTATATGGATATAACCAGTAGTAAACCAGCGGTACGTTATCATGGTAAAGCCTTACCTGTGTACGACGCCATTATTCCTCGAATTGGGGCGTCGATAACCTTTTACGGCACCGCTGTTGCGAGACAATTTGAAATGATGGGCACGTTTAACGTTAATGAATCCGTGGCGATCAGTCGCTCACGCGATAAGCTACGTTCATTGCAATTACTATCACGTAAAGGCGTTGGTTTGCCCAGAACGGGCTTTGCAAGTCAAGCCGATCATGTTAAGGATTTAATTCGCAATGTCGGCGGCGCACCACTGGTCATTAAGTTACTTGAAGGTACTCAGGGCATCGGCGTGGTTTTAGCCGATACGGAAAAAGCCGCAGAGAGTATTATTGAAGCTTTTATGGGCTTAAATGCCAATATCCTTGTGCAGGAGTTTATTAAAGAAGCCGGCGGGGCCGATATTCGCTGTTTAGTCATAGGGGGTAAGGTGGTCGCGGCGATGAAACGCCAAGGAGCCGAAGGCGAATTTAGATCAAACCTACACCGAGGTGGCAGTGCTCAAGTGGTTAAGCTGACCAAACAAGAACGTGAGACCGCAATTAAGGCAGCCCAAGTCATGGGACTTAATTTTTGTGGGGTAGACCTACTGCGCTCAGACCATGGCCCGATGGTGATGGAAGTGAACTCTTCTCCTGGCTTAGAAGGTATAGAAACCGCAACCAAATTAGATGTTGCCAGTAAGTTAATTGAATTTTTGGAGAAAAATGCCAAATTCCATGCCAACCGCACTAAAGGGCAAGGCTGA
- a CDS encoding magnesium transporter — METVNSAVDLDELIELLESEPLELGEQYEQLNAFQWSGIFESLTNEQRLALWPYIDSRLQSGTLSEMREDARLQFLSVLPQGSIEQTIRQGTNNEAVDILESLPEKAVSKIIKKLTPANKSQIETSLSYDEEQVGRYTNQQVYTIDEQENVAAVLDELKSGESNLETSNFIVVDEHMQLLGEISLNELLNANEQAKIGDLCQVYEHIINAEQSLLEASNLIQASQKNYLPVVKGDGQFFGVFSIHDALDVFQEYYEAQFAHLGKVSDEDLFSPVLVSSRRRAVWLGINLITAFLASMVIGLFDKVLVEVVALAVLMPIVASMGGITGSQSLTLTVRGLATGQISPGNLKTLRNKEFLVAFSNSLLWAVLISIICYFWFENPLLSFLIALAIVINMLVASLSGVYIPVLLEKFGVDPAIAGSVILTTVTDVVGFWVFLGSASLVFLL; from the coding sequence GTGGAAACAGTTAATTCGGCGGTAGATTTAGATGAATTGATTGAACTACTGGAAAGCGAGCCATTAGAGCTTGGCGAACAATATGAGCAGTTAAATGCGTTTCAATGGTCAGGGATTTTTGAAAGCTTAACCAATGAACAAAGATTGGCACTTTGGCCTTACATCGACAGTCGTTTGCAAAGTGGTACCTTGTCTGAAATGCGCGAAGATGCTCGGCTGCAATTTTTATCGGTACTGCCACAAGGCTCTATTGAACAAACGATTCGTCAAGGTACCAATAACGAGGCGGTCGATATTCTTGAGTCATTGCCTGAAAAGGCTGTGTCAAAAATCATTAAAAAGCTTACGCCGGCCAATAAAAGTCAAATCGAAACCTCGCTAAGTTATGATGAAGAGCAAGTTGGTCGATACACCAATCAGCAGGTATATACCATTGATGAGCAAGAAAATGTGGCGGCAGTTCTTGATGAACTTAAGTCGGGTGAAAGCAATTTGGAAACCAGCAACTTTATTGTGGTCGATGAACACATGCAATTGTTGGGCGAAATTTCATTAAACGAGCTATTAAACGCCAACGAACAAGCCAAAATAGGGGACTTGTGCCAAGTTTATGAACACATTATTAATGCTGAACAATCTTTGCTTGAAGCCTCTAATTTAATTCAAGCCAGTCAAAAGAACTATTTGCCTGTGGTTAAAGGTGACGGGCAATTTTTTGGCGTGTTTTCCATTCATGACGCCCTAGATGTTTTTCAAGAATACTACGAAGCGCAATTTGCTCATTTGGGTAAGGTGAGTGACGAAGATTTATTCTCGCCAGTTTTGGTCAGTAGCCGCCGACGAGCGGTATGGCTTGGGATCAATTTAATTACCGCATTTTTGGCGTCTATGGTGATAGGTTTATTTGACAAAGTATTGGTTGAAGTCGTAGCTCTTGCGGTCTTGATGCCGATTGTCGCGAGTATGGGGGGGATTACCGGTAGCCAGTCTTTAACCTTAACGGTGCGCGGTTTAGCAACCGGCCAAATCAGTCCTGGTAACTTGAAAACACTGCGAAATAAAGAATTTTTGGTTGCCTTTAGTAATAGCCTTTTGTGGGCTGTGTTAATTTCTATTATTTGTTATTTTTGGTTTGAAAACCCATTGCTTTCTTTTCTTATCGCGTTGGCGATTGTGATTAATATGCTAGTGGCGTCGTTGTCTGGCGTATACATACCGGTGTTATTGGAGAAGTTTGGCGTTGATCCTGCCATTGCCGGTTCGGTGATTTTAACAACAGTGACCGATGTGGTCGGTTTTTGGGTGTTTTTGGGGAGCGCCTCCTTGGTATTTTTACTTTGA
- a CDS encoding ATP-dependent zinc protease — translation MTNYTLIGYAEHIDLPELGLFRLPVKVDSGAQTSSLHVDELTLTKVDNKDYVSFELRPEYFPIDQVIKCQCELYDTRNITSSNGIKERRYVIKTPISFAAMDWHIEITLTNRSKMKFMMLFGRQAMSERFLIDVSKTYMFD, via the coding sequence ATGACAAATTACACCTTAATAGGCTATGCAGAGCATATTGATTTACCGGAGTTAGGACTGTTTCGTTTACCGGTTAAAGTCGACTCTGGGGCACAAACCTCCTCCCTTCATGTCGATGAACTGACATTAACGAAAGTTGATAACAAAGACTATGTCAGCTTTGAGTTACGACCAGAATACTTTCCCATTGATCAGGTTATAAAATGTCAGTGTGAACTTTATGATACGCGCAATATTACCTCTTCTAATGGCATTAAAGAGAGGCGCTATGTGATTAAAACACCAATTTCGTTCGCAGCTATGGATTGGCATATTGAAATTACTTTAACCAATCGCTCTAAAATGAAATTTATGATGTTGTTTGGACGACAAGCCATGAGCGAACGTTTTCTTATTGATGTCTCTAAAACGTATATGTTTGATTAA
- a CDS encoding glycoside hydrolase family 3 C-terminal domain-containing protein yields the protein MKKNPFAIKYCLFPLSLSVLILGCTNTELPATNSSQNNAYISTKAKRLANVDANVEAILQQMTLEEKISMVHASGKFHVDAIERLNLPELWLSDGPHGVRYQHEKYSWAPAGWDNDHATYLPHLTSVAASWNIEMAYAHGSVLGAEARDRGKDIILGPGVNLARLPLYGRNFEYMGEDPFLASALVVPEVKAIQAQDVAANVKHYALNTQELNRIGVNAKPDDRTLREIYLPVFEAAVKEGGVYSIMGAYNQYMGTNANQSRKLVKDILKDEWGFDGVLLTDWNVDINTYDAAMNGLDLEMGTNVESYDDFFFAKPLQAMVESGKVPMSVLDDKVRRVLRLMHRVGLMDPERKPGSRNTIEHQQIARKIASEGVILLKNEQQVLPLGADINNILVLGPNADRVHGLGGGSSEVKALYEITPLQGLKNALPNANITFLRARADKLMPIAADYIVSRHWTGTPAWTFTKYQDATKQVKLEENWIVQGEYSHSANEAGIYIEMGADIKPIKSGIHQLKLSLNGNASLKINGKQIFNNESDKTHIFTKQVELDANQTYRFELTYQSPEQGAGQYLLGWDAPGNPFVEQDVYLKAAQEADAVIYFGGLSHGDDREAIDRKDMRLPGGQDEVINKLLAVNDNTVIFMVAGSAVEMPWHQKASTIVWGWYGGMEAGNAFADVLFGDVNPSGKLPITLPEKLEHSAPIALNDYNAKESLYKEGVFIGYRWFEQQNIKPMFSFGHGLSYTQFKLDRLRVNKTTLFADQDLEVNVRVANVGKYPGAEVVQVYLQDVNASVPMPIKALKGFTKVYLEPGEVKTVTININPRAFAFWREDQGAWVTEPGEFVVHVGNSLDNIVASQRVDVLAR from the coding sequence ATGAAAAAGAATCCCTTTGCAATCAAGTATTGTTTGTTCCCCTTATCCCTTAGCGTGTTGATTTTAGGTTGTACAAACACAGAATTGCCTGCCACTAACAGTAGCCAAAATAATGCTTACATAAGCACAAAAGCGAAACGGTTAGCGAATGTGGATGCCAATGTCGAAGCCATTTTGCAACAAATGACTCTTGAAGAAAAAATATCAATGGTGCATGCCAGTGGTAAGTTTCACGTTGATGCTATTGAGCGCTTAAACTTACCCGAGTTATGGCTTTCAGATGGACCACATGGGGTGCGTTATCAGCATGAAAAATACAGCTGGGCACCCGCCGGTTGGGATAACGATCATGCTACTTATTTACCGCATTTAACCTCGGTTGCGGCAAGCTGGAACATAGAAATGGCTTATGCCCATGGCTCAGTACTTGGCGCTGAAGCACGCGATCGTGGTAAAGACATTATTTTAGGACCCGGCGTAAACCTTGCTCGTTTGCCTTTGTATGGCCGTAATTTTGAATACATGGGCGAGGATCCTTTTTTAGCTTCGGCTCTTGTCGTGCCAGAAGTTAAAGCCATTCAAGCGCAAGATGTGGCGGCCAATGTTAAACATTATGCTTTAAATACTCAGGAATTAAATCGCATCGGGGTAAACGCCAAACCCGATGACCGAACTTTACGAGAAATTTATCTTCCGGTTTTCGAGGCCGCGGTAAAAGAAGGTGGGGTTTATTCCATTATGGGGGCTTATAACCAGTATATGGGTACCAATGCCAATCAATCTCGTAAATTGGTCAAAGACATACTGAAAGACGAATGGGGCTTTGATGGGGTGTTATTAACAGACTGGAACGTCGATATTAATACCTATGATGCGGCGATGAATGGTCTAGATTTAGAAATGGGCACCAATGTTGAGAGCTACGATGACTTTTTCTTTGCCAAGCCATTACAAGCGATGGTTGAGTCGGGCAAAGTGCCCATGTCGGTACTAGATGATAAAGTGCGACGCGTGTTGCGGTTAATGCACCGTGTTGGCTTGATGGACCCTGAGCGAAAGCCTGGTTCTCGTAATACCATAGAGCATCAACAAATTGCCCGTAAAATTGCCAGTGAAGGGGTAATTCTTCTTAAAAATGAACAACAAGTGTTGCCATTGGGAGCGGATATTAACAATATATTGGTATTAGGGCCTAATGCTGACCGTGTACATGGTCTTGGTGGCGGTTCCTCTGAGGTAAAAGCATTATATGAAATAACCCCATTACAGGGGCTCAAAAATGCTTTGCCAAATGCCAATATTACTTTTTTACGAGCGCGCGCTGATAAGTTAATGCCTATTGCCGCCGACTATATTGTCAGTCGGCATTGGACGGGCACCCCTGCTTGGACATTTACAAAATATCAAGACGCGACGAAACAGGTCAAACTGGAAGAAAACTGGATAGTTCAAGGCGAATATAGCCATAGCGCCAATGAAGCTGGTATTTATATTGAAATGGGGGCCGATATAAAACCGATAAAATCCGGCATACACCAGTTAAAATTGTCGTTAAACGGCAATGCCAGCTTAAAGATTAACGGCAAGCAAATATTTAATAATGAAAGTGACAAAACACACATTTTCACAAAACAGGTAGAATTAGATGCCAACCAAACTTACCGTTTTGAGCTGACTTATCAAAGTCCTGAACAAGGCGCTGGGCAATACCTGCTTGGTTGGGATGCCCCTGGTAATCCTTTTGTTGAACAAGATGTGTATTTAAAGGCGGCACAAGAAGCCGATGCCGTGATTTATTTTGGTGGTTTAAGCCATGGTGATGACAGAGAAGCCATCGATAGAAAAGATATGCGTTTACCTGGTGGGCAAGACGAGGTCATTAATAAGCTTTTAGCGGTCAATGATAATACTGTTATTTTTATGGTGGCGGGCTCGGCTGTTGAAATGCCTTGGCATCAAAAGGCCAGCACCATCGTTTGGGGCTGGTATGGTGGCATGGAAGCGGGCAATGCATTTGCCGATGTGCTATTTGGTGATGTAAATCCATCGGGCAAGTTACCGATCACATTACCAGAAAAATTAGAGCACTCAGCCCCCATCGCTTTAAATGATTACAATGCCAAAGAATCGTTATACAAAGAAGGCGTTTTTATTGGTTATCGTTGGTTTGAACAGCAAAACATTAAACCGATGTTTAGTTTTGGCCATGGCTTATCGTATACCCAGTTTAAGCTTGATCGTCTTAGAGTAAATAAAACAACCTTGTTTGCGGACCAAGACTTAGAAGTCAATGTAAGGGTGGCTAATGTCGGCAAGTACCCTGGTGCCGAAGTGGTTCAGGTTTACTTACAAGATGTTAACGCCAGCGTACCAATGCCGATAAAAGCATTAAAAGGCTTTACTAAGGTTTACCTTGAGCCGGGAGAGGTAAAAACAGTGACGATTAACATTAACCCTAGAGCGTTTGCGTTTTGGCGTGAAGATCAAGGAGCTTGGGTGACGGAGCCTGGAGAGTTTGTGGTTCATGTCGGAAATAGCTTGGACAATATTGTTGCAAGCCAACGCGTTGATGTTTTAGCTCGTTAG
- a CDS encoding alpha/beta fold hydrolase, translated as MNAAIAPQTLFHKTFHHSTSEEWVIFVHGAGGSSSIWFKQIKEYKKHFNLLLLDLRGHGKSQSFSLKNVFKDPYSFKVVTLDIIELMDHLKIHSAHFVGISLGTILIRNLAELAPQRVRTMVLGGAVTRLNFRSQILVNIGDRCKNFIPYMWLYRLFAYILMPKKTQAESRNLFIREAKQLCQQEFKRWFKLAGDVNPLMKYFRENEMPTPTLYLMGADDYMFIRPVQEMVAIHPRSQLQEISQCGHVCNVEKPKEFNFYSINFIKQHS; from the coding sequence GTGAATGCAGCAATAGCACCCCAAACTCTTTTTCATAAGACTTTTCATCACTCAACCAGTGAAGAATGGGTGATCTTTGTGCATGGTGCTGGGGGCAGTTCATCGATTTGGTTTAAGCAAATTAAAGAGTATAAAAAGCACTTTAATTTGTTATTGCTCGATTTAAGAGGGCATGGTAAATCACAAAGTTTTTCACTAAAGAATGTGTTTAAAGACCCTTACAGCTTTAAAGTCGTCACCCTAGATATCATCGAATTAATGGATCATTTAAAAATTCATAGTGCTCATTTTGTGGGGATATCTCTTGGCACTATTTTAATTCGAAACTTGGCTGAGTTAGCTCCGCAACGAGTCAGAACTATGGTCTTAGGTGGTGCGGTGACTCGGTTGAATTTTCGTTCACAAATATTGGTTAACATTGGTGATAGGTGTAAAAACTTCATCCCTTACATGTGGCTTTACCGCTTATTTGCTTATATTCTGATGCCGAAAAAGACCCAAGCTGAATCGCGTAACCTATTTATTCGAGAAGCTAAACAACTCTGCCAACAAGAATTTAAACGCTGGTTTAAACTTGCCGGTGATGTTAATCCACTAATGAAGTATTTTCGTGAGAATGAAATGCCAACCCCAACATTGTACTTAATGGGAGCCGATGATTATATGTTTATCAGACCCGTACAAGAGATGGTGGCGATTCACCCACGAAGCCAGTTACAAGAGATTTCTCAATGCGGGCATGTTTGTAACGTAGAAAAACCGAAAGAGTTTAATTTTTATTCGATAAACTTTATTAAACAACACAGTTGA